One Prunus dulcis chromosome 8, ALMONDv2, whole genome shotgun sequence DNA window includes the following coding sequences:
- the LOC117636830 gene encoding putative pentatricopeptide repeat-containing protein At3g18840: protein MQFLKYGLIYHVQAIKAGFPLTIFTSNQLIHLYSRNGLFREAQKLFDEMPQRNVFSWNAIISAHIKAQNLKRARKLFDSASYKDLVTYNSLLSGYVSTDGYEDCALELFSEMNSLDYGIRIDEISLTTMLNLTAKLEVVSYGRELHSFMVKTANDSSGFAVSSLIDMYSKCGYFQEAWRVFSGHRGVVDLVSKNAMVAACCREGKLEVAVNLFWTEPELNDNVSWNTLIAGYAQNGFEEEALNLFVRMEENGFRRNEHTFASVLSACSGLRSCKHGKEVHAWVLKNGMTSNSFILSGIVDVYCKCGNMKYAKSVHAAMGFENSFSVTSMIMGHAFHGNLVEARRLFDSLAEKSTVVWTALFSGYLNSQKCEAVFQLLSEFRAKESIVPDAAILISVLGACAIKAALDPGKQIHAYILRSRIEVDKKLFSALVDMYSKSGSITYAEKLFKRGSDRDIILYNVMLAGYAHHGHEKKAIQIFNEMLERGIEPDVVTFLAILSACRHSCLVELGEQFFYSMKRDYNVLPEIEHYACMIDLYGRANQLDKAKELMRKIPIESDTIIWGAFLNACRVNGNTILAREAEERLLKLEGDIGDRYVQLANLYAAEGNWDEVCRIRKKMKGKEAKKAAGCSWLYVENGVHIFISGDKTHPRTEAINFTLALLAEELYQIS, encoded by the coding sequence ATGCAGTTTCTAAAATACGGTCTTATATATCACGTTCAAGCCATAAAAGCCGGTTTTCCGCTAACCATTTTCACTTCCAATCAACTCATACACTTGTATTCCAGAAATGGCCTTTTTCGAGAAGCCCAGAAACTGTTCGACGAAATGCCCCAACGAAACGTTTTCTCTTGGAATGCCATTATATCCGCTCACATAAAAGCACAAAACTTGAAGCGAGCCCGCAAGTTATTTGACTCTGCTTCGTACAAGGATTTGGTCACTTATAATTCACTGTTATCTGGTTACGTCAGCACAGACGGGTATGAGGATTGTGCGCTTGAGCTATTCAGTGAAATGAATTCACTGGATTATGGGATTAGAATTGATGAGATTAGTCTCACAACTATGCTGAACTTGACTGCAAAGTTAGAAGTGGTGTCTTATGGAAGGGAGTTGCATTCGTTTATGGTGAAAACTGCCAATGATTCAAGTGGGTTCGCGGTGAGCTCACTTATTGATATGTATTCTAAGTGTGGATATTTTCAAGAAGCGTGGCGTGTTTTTAGCGGACATAGAGGGGTGGTTGACTTGGTTTCGAAGAATGCAATGGTGGCAGCTTGTTGCAGAGAAGGAAAATTGGAAGTGGCAGTTAATCTATTTTGGACAGAACCGGAGCTGAATGATAATGTGTCTTGGAACACATTGATTGCAGGGTATGCCCAGAATggttttgaagaagaagcactcAATCTGTTTGTCCGTATGGAGGAGAATGGATTTAGGCGGAATGAGCATACTTTTGCTAGTGTTTTAAGTGCTTGCTCTGGCCTGAGGAGCTGCAAACATGGAAAGGAAGTCCATGCTTGGGTGTTGAAGAATGGGATGACTTCGAATTCATTTATACTCAGTGGAATTGTTGATGTCTACTGTAAGTGTGGCAATATGAAGTATGCAAAGTCAGTTCACGCAGCAATGGGGTTTgaaaattccttctcggtcacgTCAATGATTATGGGCCATGCCTTTCATGGTAACCTAGTAGAAGCACGGAGACTTTTTGATTCATTAGCTGAAAAGAGCACTGTTGTATGGACAGCTTTGTTTTCTGGATATCTCAACTCACAGAAATGTGAAGCTGTATTTCAACTTTTAAGTGAGTTCAGGGCGAAGGAATCAATAGTTCCTGATGCTGCAATTCTCATCAGTGTTCTTGGTGCCTGCGCAATAAAAGCTGCCCTGGATCCTGGAAAGCAGATTCATGCGTACATCTTAAGGAGCAGGATCGAAGTGGATAAGAAGTTGTTTAGTGCTTTGGTTGATATGTACTCAAAATCTGGGAGTATTACCTACGCAGAAAAACTTTTCAAGAGAGGCTCGGACAGGGATATAATCCTTTACAATGTGATGTTAGCTGGTTATGCTCACCATGGGCATGAAAAAAAAGCTATCCAGATCTTCAATGAAATGTTGGAGCGAGGTATTGAACCTGATGTAGTCACCTTTTTAGCAATTCTATCAGCTTGTCGACACTCTTGTTTGGTGGAATTGGGTGAGCAGTTCTTCTACTCCATGAAAAGGGATTACAATGTATTGCCCGAAATTGAGCACTATGCTTGTATGATTGATTTGTACGGGAGGGCTAACCAACTTGACAAGGCAAAAGAATTGATGAGAAAGATTCCTATAGAATCAGACACCATTATATGGGGGGCATTCTTGAATGCTTGTAGGGTAAATGGAAATACCATACTTGCTAGAGAGGCAGAGGAGAGGCTATTAAAACTTGAAGGAGACATTGGTGATCGGTATGTACAGTTGGCTAATTTATATGCTGCAGAGGGAAATTGGGATGAGGTTTGCAGAataaggaagaagatgaaaggAAAGGAGGCCAAGAAGGCTGCTGGTTGCAGTTGGTTATACGTGGAAAATGGAGttcatatatttatttctGGTGACAAAACTCACCCAAGAACAGAGGCTATAAATTTTACCTTAGCCTTATTGGCTGAAGAATTATATCAGATATCTTGA